Proteins encoded together in one Telopea speciosissima isolate NSW1024214 ecotype Mountain lineage chromosome 4, Tspe_v1, whole genome shotgun sequence window:
- the LOC122660551 gene encoding caffeoyl-CoA O-methyltransferase yields MATNGEEQQTQAGRHQEVGHKSLLQSDALYQYILETSVYPREPEAMKELREVTAKHPWNIMTTSADEGQFLNLLLKLINAKNTMEIGVYTGYSLLATALALPDDGKILAMDVNRENFELGLPSIQKAGVAHKIDFREGPAMPVLDQLLEEGKHGTFDFIFVDADKDNYLNYHKRLIELVKVGGVIGYDNTLWNGSVVAPPDAPLRKYVRYYRDFVMELNKALAIDPRIEICQLPVGDGITICRRIS; encoded by the exons ATGGCGACCAATGGAGAAGAGCAACAAACCCAAGCAGGGAGACATCAAGAGGTCGGCCACAAGAGTCTCCTCCAAAGTGATGCCCTTTACCAG TACATACTTGAAACCAGCGTGTACCCAAGGGAGCCAGAGGCAATGAAAGAGCTCCGTGAGGTGACAGCTAAACATCCATG GAATATCATGACCACCTCTGCAGATGAAGGTCAGTTCTTGAACTTACTTCTCAAACTCATCAACgccaagaacactatggagaTCGGTGTTTATACTGGATACTCTCTCCTTGCCACTGCTCTTGCTCTCCCTGATGATGGAAAG ATTCTGGCCATGGATGTTAACCGGGAGAACTTCGAACTGGGTTTGCCGAGTATTCAAAAAGCTGGTGTAGCCCACAAGATTGATTTCCGTGAAGGCCCTGCTATGCCTGTTCTTGACCAATTACTCGAGGAG GGGAAGCATGGAACTTTCGATTTCATATTCGTGGATGCTGACAAGGACAACTATTTGAACTACCACAAGAGGCTGATAGAGTTGGTTAAGGTGGGAGGTGTGATCGGCTATGATAATACTCTTTGGAATGGATCGGTGGTGGCTCCGCCAGATGCACCGCTACGTAAGTACGTGAGGTATTACAGGGACTTTGTGATGGAGCTCAATAAGGCACTCGCCATCGACCCAAGGATTGAGATCTGCCAACTTCCCGTCGGTGATGGAATCACCATTTGCCGTCGAATCAGCTGA